In Blastopirellula sp. J2-11, a single genomic region encodes these proteins:
- a CDS encoding prenyltransferase/squalene oxidase repeat-containing protein, with amino-acid sequence MTRSSRRQFLTALAAAPLAVSARRCLAQVEPELSRSAEMVTPEARAAIDAGLRYLADRQIKDGRARGAYGFDGYRANTAVVALSGMAFMSHGSSPGRGPYGQNIDYCIEYILANSQEGGFIAIPGAATHGPMYGHGFATLFLAEVYGMSSDSTVREKLVDAIKLIVDTQNIEGGWRYEPVRQDADISVTVCQMMALRAARNAGIYVPNETVDRCVDYVKRSQNPDGGFMYMLQSGGPSAFPRSAAGVVAMNSAGIYSGEEVDRGMQYLVENLQNPREIRSNSHFFYGQYYASQAFWHAGDALWRQYYPVVREYLLSRQTAGGYWPDFICPEYGTAMACIVLQMPNNYLPIFQR; translated from the coding sequence ATGACGAGATCCAGCCGACGACAGTTTCTAACAGCGCTGGCCGCCGCGCCGCTCGCGGTAAGTGCGCGGCGTTGTCTTGCGCAGGTCGAGCCGGAGTTGTCGCGCTCGGCGGAGATGGTCACGCCGGAAGCCCGCGCCGCGATTGACGCTGGTTTGCGTTATCTAGCCGATCGCCAGATCAAAGATGGTCGTGCTCGCGGCGCCTATGGATTTGACGGATATCGAGCCAACACGGCGGTTGTCGCGTTGTCGGGGATGGCCTTTATGTCGCATGGCAGTTCGCCGGGACGGGGGCCGTACGGACAAAATATTGACTACTGCATCGAGTACATTCTCGCGAATTCGCAAGAGGGCGGCTTTATTGCGATCCCCGGCGCTGCGACGCATGGTCCGATGTATGGTCATGGTTTCGCGACGCTGTTTTTGGCCGAAGTTTACGGCATGTCGTCCGACTCGACGGTGCGCGAGAAGCTGGTCGATGCGATCAAGTTGATCGTCGATACGCAAAACATCGAAGGCGGCTGGCGGTATGAACCGGTCCGGCAGGACGCCGACATCTCGGTCACCGTTTGTCAGATGATGGCCCTGCGCGCCGCTCGCAACGCAGGCATTTATGTGCCGAATGAAACGGTCGATCGTTGCGTCGACTATGTGAAACGGAGTCAAAATCCGGACGGCGGATTCATGTACATGCTGCAAAGCGGGGGGCCTAGCGCGTTTCCCCGGTCGGCCGCCGGAGTCGTCGCGATGAACAGCGCCGGCATCTATTCGGGGGAAGAAGTCGATCGCGGCATGCAGTATTTGGTGGAAAATCTCCAGAACCCGCGTGAGATCCGCAGCAACAGCCACTTCTTCTACGGGCAATATTACGCTTCCCAGGCGTTTTGGCATGCAGGCGACGCGCTGTGGCGCCAGTACTACCCCGTCGTGCGCGAGTATCTGCTCAGTCGGCAGACCGCTGGCGGATATTGGCCTGACTTTATTTGTCCTGAATATGG